The stretch of DNA CGCGCTCGAGTCCATCCTGCAGCGCATGCCCGTCAAGATGCTGTCGGGCGAGCCGGGCCTGCTGGCGCGGGGCGAGCTGGGGCCCGAGGTGGACTCGACGTTCCCGGACCTGAccgaggccatggacaaGTACAAGGAGGATCTGCCTCTCATGAACGCGCTGTACCGTGACTACTCGTTCCTGGCATCGGCTTACCTGCTGGAGCCGTGCCACGAGCGTTCcgtccgcggcgagggctaCGGCCTGGGGCGGCAGGTGCTGCCCAAGAACATTGCGCACCCTATTGCGCGGTGCGCCGAGATGTAAGTGATGGCTTCAGTCCCCCTACTCGTCCCCTCACCCCGGCTTGTCCGCAGTGTAGACGGCAAACGCAAATCATGAAGAGAACAAAAGATGACTAACACATGTCCACTCGCAGCTGCGGCTTCCAGCCCTTCATGGAGTACGCCGGCTCGTACGCCCTCTTCAACTACCGCCTGGAGAACCCTGCGGCGGGGCTCGAGTACTCGAACCTGCGGCTCATCCGGGCGTTTGAGCACGGGTTGCACCCGACGTCGTCGGAGGCAGGCTTCGTACTGGTGCACATCGACATGGTCAAGAACTCGGGCCCGTTGGTGGCGGGCACGATGAAGTGCCTGGACGTGGCGTCCAAGATGGACACGTCGTCGCTGGGGTCGCCGGCGGAGCGGGCCGAGTTCAACGAGGGCCTCACGAgcatcctcgaggcgctgcgcaagATCAACACCGTCATGGAGACGATGTGGGGCAAGTCGCGGCCGACCGAGTACACGAGCTTCCGGACCTTCATCTTCGGCATCACGTCGCAGTCCATGTTCCCGGACGGCGTGGTGTACGAGGGGCTTAACGACAACAAGCCCATGTCGTTCCGGGGCGAGTCCGGGGCCAACGACTCCATGGTGCCGCTCATGGACAACCTGCTGCAGGTGCCCATGCCGGACACGCCGCTGACGGAGATCCTCCGCGACTTTCGCTCGTACCGACCGAGCAACCACAAGGCGTTCCTGGAGTGGGTCAAGGGACGGTCGCAGGAGCTGGACCTGCGCAACTTTGCGCTCGGTCTTGGCCCCGGGGCcaccacgtcggcgacgcaggAGCAGCTGGACCTGCTGCGTGAGTCGCGGAGCCTCTggctgcaggtgctggaCCAGGTCCGCGACTTCCGGTGGCGGCACTGGTGCTTCGCGCGCGAGTACATCCTCAAGCGCACGTCGCacccgacggcgacgggcgggaGCCCCATCGTGACGTGGCTGCCGAACCAGCTCGAGGCGGtgctcgaggacatggcgacgatccacgcgcgcgtgcaccgcgaggacgcgcgcgggctgggcaagacggccgagggggtcatggaggcggcgctgcggcagcgcgagacgctgcgcaagGAGGTGGACAAGTACTGCGCGGAGCGCGGGGTGACTCGGGGTTGAATTCAGCCTTGTCAGTGAAGTCTAATGTGCGAAGGGAAAGACGTGGCGAGAGCAAGAGCGGTCCGTGGGAGGATCCCCAGGAGAAGTAGGATTCGCCACTATTTCCAAggaacaacaacaacgatGGATACGGAGAGATTCTTGGGATCGCGTGTCGACGGTGCTTGATGCTATGGAACGTTCTTTCAGAATGAACAAGAATGCatgagagagaaaaaaaaaagcaagATTCCTATTTTACAGTGCACAAGTCCTCCCGTGCCCAAGGCAGGTAGGTGGACTTCGTAGAGTGCCTCTGTTCTTGGTCAAGGAGTGTGGTCGTAGTTACTCATGTGACAAGCCGCCGCGGTGCACCATGAGATGCCGTGTAACGGTGTGTTGGACGCGCAACATGGCCGGCCGCAGCAGTCTCCCTTGAGAAGGAGCGCGGGACCTTGTACCGTATGGGATATACTTGCCAAAAgaaaaatatatatatatataacggTAAAAACGCTTATGCGAAAATGCTGTCGACGTTGTTTCAGACTTTTTTATATATAACCAACGGGGTCGGGGCGTCGCCGCATATGCCTCGTGGTGGCGCATCCGTGCCTGATACTGCTACTGCAACTACTGTacatatgtatgtacatacaACGTCGGCCGCTCTCGGTGTGTGTCGCATTCACTGCTCGGGTAGTTGGTTGGTGTGCTGCAGGAGTGGAGGGGAAGAAAGAGCTGAGCGCGGGCCGGCCAACAGTGAGTGGGAGGGAGAAGGGCGGATGGCATGAGATGGGGGATGCGGGACGCTCGATGCGGTTTGCTTGATCATGCGGCAGCGCAGCAAGATCCTCCAtctcgcccccccctctcttctcggccgtggccgttgtCAGTCAAGCGCTGATTCATTCGTCCGCTTTTCCCCCCGTCTGTCTCCGACCGTGTAAGCCGGTGTGTGGTGCCGACTGGACGGGTAAAGTAAGTCAACAAATAAGGGcagccgctcgctcgctaGCGACGCatgcaggccgaggcagggatcacggcgatggcgacggacgtgattgctgcccgcccgccacatCCGCGTGCCCGTCCAGCGTCTCGGACTCTCTttggcggacgggcgggctgcaTGCCCGAATCGTCGCCGACAGGCGCCACTGCCATTGCGactctcttttttttttgggttTTGCCTctcacggcgacggcgacgacaaggaaTATCGACCTATGgagtatactgtactgtacgacgatgatggtcgtgatgcggccgccgcccgccggcgcgccgaggaggaaggaggcGGGACGGACTGTGACACGGGCAATGCCAAGgagcaacaccaccaccatcaacatCATGCAAACAACGCACGCGCCGCACGTACTGAGCCGGCCGGCACACCCCATCGCCGGTCGTGTTCGCTCGCACAATAGCAACTCCACGCGGGGCACAATAagcggatgcggcggcggggggcccAGGGATCGATTGtgcgccgtgcgtgcgtgcgtgcgtgcgtcggGCCCAacatcgcccgcccgctcttCTCACTCgggtctctctctcactctctcccACCCAGTCTCTCGCGCTCTCGCCACGCATGAGGTTGCCTTGCATCGGGCCACCCGCCCCGTCTTCcccgggcgagcgggcgctcCAGATCTGACATTGTGGCATTCTACTACTCCTCACTCTGCCTTGCTTGTCCTGTCCTATTGCGGCTCTGCGTCgaagaaagagagaaaggggAAAAAAGCCAGAAAACAGACACAGGCAGGGGTACCCGTTGGCCGTTgtctttttcttttctttttcttttttccCTTTTTGCCGTCTTGCGCGGCTGACACGGACGCACTGAGAGAGCGCGACTGAGGgagcacggcgcggccggaCGACAAGGCGAGGCTTTTCAATTGCACGCGAAGCGgttgagcgagcgagcgagcgagcgacttGTTGAGTGTCGGAcgcccccgcgcgcgggTGGTTATCGAGCGCGCaacgatgaggacgacgg from Purpureocillium takamizusanense chromosome 6, complete sequence encodes:
- a CDS encoding Indoleamine 2,3-dioxygenase (EggNog:ENOG503NUI1~antiSMASH:Cluster_6.2~COG:A) → MGSLAAARFEVLDDTRPEDTSLPAFMVSTTRGFMPRMDPPAKLPAEFDALESILQRMPVKMLSGEPGLLARGELGPEVDSTFPDLTEAMDKYKEDLPLMNALYRDYSFLASAYLLEPCHERSVRGEGYGLGRQVLPKNIAHPIARCAEICGFQPFMEYAGSYALFNYRLENPAAGLEYSNLRLIRAFEHGLHPTSSEAGFVLVHIDMVKNSGPLVAGTMKCLDVASKMDTSSLGSPAERAEFNEGLTSILEALRKINTVMETMWGKSRPTEYTSFRTFIFGITSQSMFPDGVVYEGLNDNKPMSFRGESGANDSMVPLMDNLLQVPMPDTPLTEILRDFRSYRPSNHKAFLEWVKGRSQELDLRNFALGLGPGATTSATQEQLDLLRESRSLWLQVLDQVRDFRWRHWCFAREYILKRTSHPTATGGSPIVTWLPNQLEAVLEDMATIHARVHREDARGLGKTAEGVMEAALRQRETLRKEVDKYCAERGVTRG